From a region of the uncultured Draconibacterium sp. genome:
- a CDS encoding lactate racemase domain-containing protein, whose translation MIYFEKGSTETALSAEDLKNGLFEAFEKMGAKQKVLAVPPDYTRLPSRAGELTEFTWEYFGERLTDVLPALGTHTPMTMEQISHMFGKMPTELIREHDWRNDVITLGTVPAEFVKEVSEGAVDYSWPAQVNKILVEGNYDLILSIGQVVPHEVVGMANYNKNIFVGTGGAEGINKSHYIGAAYGMERMMGRADTPVRKIFNYASEHFSNHLPIVYVQTVVGLNQDGKLQTYGLFIGDDFEVFDKAAKLSLEVNFEMVEKPIKKAVVWLDPTEFKSTWLGNKSIYRTRMALADGAELIVLAPALKEFGEDTQIDALIRKYGYFGTPHTLKLVKENEDLQNSLGAAAHLIHGSSEGRFNITYCPGKKEGNLTQQEIESVGFKYGDYDDVTAKYDPEKLKDGFNTMADGEEIFYISNPAIGLWAYRERFDY comes from the coding sequence ATGATATATTTCGAAAAAGGTTCAACCGAAACAGCCCTCAGTGCTGAAGACTTGAAAAATGGTCTTTTTGAAGCCTTCGAAAAAATGGGAGCCAAACAAAAGGTTTTGGCTGTTCCTCCCGATTACACGCGTCTCCCCTCGCGTGCGGGCGAGCTCACCGAATTTACATGGGAGTATTTTGGTGAAAGATTAACCGACGTACTTCCGGCATTGGGAACGCACACGCCTATGACGATGGAGCAAATCAGCCACATGTTTGGGAAAATGCCAACTGAACTAATTCGCGAACACGACTGGCGAAACGATGTGATTACGCTGGGCACCGTTCCTGCTGAATTTGTCAAAGAAGTTTCGGAAGGAGCTGTTGATTATTCATGGCCGGCACAGGTAAACAAAATTCTGGTTGAAGGCAATTACGATCTGATTCTATCAATTGGTCAGGTTGTTCCGCACGAAGTTGTTGGAATGGCCAATTACAACAAAAATATATTTGTAGGTACCGGTGGTGCCGAGGGCATCAACAAAAGCCACTACATTGGCGCTGCATATGGTATGGAACGTATGATGGGCCGTGCCGATACACCTGTACGGAAGATTTTTAATTATGCCTCCGAACATTTTTCAAACCACCTGCCTATCGTTTATGTGCAAACGGTGGTTGGCTTAAACCAGGACGGCAAACTACAAACTTACGGGCTGTTTATTGGCGACGATTTTGAAGTTTTTGATAAAGCGGCAAAACTTTCGCTGGAAGTAAACTTCGAAATGGTAGAAAAACCAATCAAAAAAGCTGTGGTTTGGCTCGATCCTACCGAATTTAAAAGTACCTGGCTGGGTAACAAAAGTATCTATCGTACGCGCATGGCCTTGGCCGATGGTGCCGAGTTGATTGTTTTGGCTCCGGCCTTAAAAGAATTTGGTGAAGACACGCAAATTGATGCTCTCATCCGCAAATACGGATACTTTGGTACACCTCACACTTTAAAACTGGTAAAAGAAAACGAAGACCTGCAGAATAGCTTGGGAGCAGCAGCCCACCTTATACATGGCTCGTCCGAAGGTCGTTTTAACATCACCTACTGCCCCGGAAAGAAAGAGGGCAATCTGACACAACAGGAAATCGAGAGTGTGGGTTTCAAATATGGAGATTACGATGATGTAACAGCCAAATATGATCCTGAAAAACTAAAAGACGGATTCAATACGATGGCCGATGGTGAAGAAATATTTTATATTTCGAATCCTGCAATTGGATTGTGGGCATACCGAGAACGCTTTGATTATTAG
- a CDS encoding Gfo/Idh/MocA family oxidoreductase, with protein sequence MKSINWGIIGVGNVTEVKSGPAFYKVENSKLVAVMRRNKEKAEDYARRHNVPKWYSDGSALINDPEVDAVYIATPPDTHASYAIEALKAGKPVYVEKPMARNYAECLEMLKVSEETKTPLWVAYYRRTLPAFLKVKELVENGSIGKPLMVNIKLYKQAPEANQRPEEMHWHVFPEIAGGGHFFDLASHQLDYLDFVFGKITEVKGQAVNQAGLYPAEDTVTGVWTHESGVVGTGSWCFVVDENSEEDYIQIIGEKGEICLPCFSHGDVIIKNQKGTEKLSFDNPQHISQNLVKQLVNELLGNGKCVSTGESAARTNWVLDEMVKDYYSEPQ encoded by the coding sequence ATGAAAAGCATCAATTGGGGAATAATCGGTGTTGGCAATGTAACTGAAGTTAAAAGTGGACCGGCTTTCTACAAGGTCGAAAACTCAAAACTGGTTGCCGTTATGCGCCGAAACAAGGAAAAGGCTGAAGATTATGCTCGTCGCCATAATGTTCCGAAATGGTACAGCGATGGTTCGGCATTGATCAACGATCCGGAAGTGGATGCTGTATATATTGCCACTCCTCCCGATACCCATGCATCGTACGCCATTGAAGCGTTAAAAGCCGGGAAACCGGTTTACGTTGAAAAACCCATGGCGCGCAATTATGCCGAATGTTTAGAGATGCTTAAAGTTTCAGAGGAAACAAAAACTCCGTTGTGGGTGGCTTACTACCGACGAACTTTACCTGCGTTTTTGAAAGTGAAAGAACTGGTAGAGAATGGCAGTATTGGCAAGCCATTAATGGTGAATATTAAACTCTACAAACAAGCTCCCGAAGCCAACCAAAGACCGGAAGAAATGCACTGGCACGTATTTCCGGAGATTGCCGGTGGCGGACATTTTTTCGATCTGGCATCACACCAACTGGATTACCTTGATTTTGTATTTGGAAAGATCACCGAGGTAAAAGGACAAGCTGTTAATCAGGCGGGCCTCTACCCTGCTGAAGATACCGTTACAGGAGTCTGGACACACGAATCAGGAGTTGTCGGAACCGGAAGCTGGTGTTTTGTTGTTGATGAAAACTCGGAGGAAGATTATATTCAAATTATTGGAGAAAAAGGCGAAATTTGTTTGCCTTGTTTCAGCCATGGTGATGTTATTATAAAAAACCAAAAAGGAACAGAAAAGCTAAGTTTTGATAATCCGCAGCACATCTCGCAAAACCTCGTTAAACAACTTGTCAATGAATTACTGGGAAATGGTAAGTGTGTGAGCACCGGCGAATCGGCAGCACGCACCAATTGGGTACTTGATGAGATGGTAAAAGATTATTATTCTGAACCACAATAG
- a CDS encoding MATE family efflux transporter, whose protein sequence is MKFQDYIPFYRRNITLALPIVLSQIGQVTVSLADNMMVGHVGTTELAAASFANSVFMIGMVFGMGVTMGLTPLVGKAFGQNQLHKAIIWLKNGMAAHLVASVALTALMFSIYFFLPYMGQPENVLHLARPYYLLLCSSYLPFMFFFTLKQFFEGIGNTKIAMQITLTANVINIAVNYVFIFGKFGFPEMGLLGAGIGTLTSRICMPLLFAYFILRNNRFKRYFVFARYQKIFKKDMVALLKIGIPIGFQLIVEVAAFAIGAVMMGWLGETPLAAHQVALGLATFTYMISLGISQANTIRVSHQMGDNDYVSLRRAVFASTHLVLTVMSLSAILFILSRNILPLMFTTDEKVIEVAARLLIIAAVFQLFDGLQVIMQSSLRGMADVTTPMLIAFIAYLLIGIPTSYIFTFVLDAGPQGIWYGYLVGLGTAGILFYIRFMRLLKRLA, encoded by the coding sequence ATGAAATTTCAAGATTATATTCCATTTTACAGGCGTAATATAACCCTGGCACTTCCGATAGTATTATCACAAATCGGTCAGGTTACCGTATCGCTTGCCGATAACATGATGGTTGGACACGTTGGAACAACAGAGCTTGCCGCAGCATCGTTTGCCAACAGTGTATTCATGATTGGGATGGTTTTTGGAATGGGCGTAACAATGGGGCTTACGCCTTTGGTTGGAAAAGCTTTCGGCCAAAACCAATTGCACAAGGCCATTATTTGGTTAAAAAACGGAATGGCAGCACATCTTGTAGCATCGGTCGCTTTAACGGCGCTTATGTTTAGCATTTATTTCTTTCTGCCGTATATGGGCCAGCCCGAAAATGTTTTGCATCTGGCCCGACCATATTATCTTTTGCTTTGTAGTTCATACCTGCCTTTTATGTTCTTTTTCACCTTAAAGCAGTTTTTCGAAGGAATAGGAAATACAAAGATTGCCATGCAGATAACACTTACAGCCAATGTAATTAATATTGCGGTGAATTATGTGTTTATATTCGGGAAGTTCGGATTTCCTGAGATGGGACTTTTGGGAGCAGGAATCGGAACACTTACCTCACGTATTTGTATGCCATTGTTATTTGCCTATTTTATTCTTCGGAATAATAGGTTTAAACGATATTTTGTTTTTGCCCGTTACCAGAAAATCTTCAAAAAGGATATGGTAGCATTATTGAAAATTGGTATTCCCATCGGGTTTCAATTAATTGTTGAAGTTGCTGCATTTGCTATTGGAGCAGTGATGATGGGATGGCTGGGCGAAACTCCGCTTGCTGCCCACCAGGTAGCGCTAGGATTAGCCACATTTACCTATATGATTTCGCTAGGCATTTCACAGGCCAATACAATTCGCGTAAGTCATCAAATGGGAGACAATGATTATGTCTCGTTGCGACGAGCTGTTTTTGCATCTACACATTTGGTTCTTACGGTAATGTCACTATCTGCAATACTATTTATATTGTCACGAAATATCCTCCCGTTAATGTTTACTACTGATGAAAAAGTTATTGAAGTTGCAGCCAGATTATTAATAATTGCTGCGGTGTTCCAACTCTTCGATGGATTACAGGTTATTATGCAAAGTTCGCTGCGTGGAATGGCCGATGTAACGACACCAATGCTAATTGCATTTATTGCTTATTTGTTAATCGGTATTCCAACCAGTTACATTTTTACGTTTGTTTTAGATGCTGGGCCTCAGGGAATTTGGTATGGCTATTTGGTTGGTTTGGGAACCGCAGGAATTTTGTTCTATATCCGGTTTATGCGCTTGCTGAAACGTTTAGCCTGA
- the gnd gene encoding decarboxylating NADP(+)-dependent phosphogluconate dehydrogenase codes for MKKLADIGLIGLAVMGENLVLNMESKGYTVAVYNRTVEKVDKFVNGRGAGKNFIGAHSIEDFCAALEKPRKVMMLVKAGQPVDDFIDMVIPHLEPGDIIIDGGNSHFPDTIRRTKYVESKGLLYIGTGVSGGEEGALKGPSIMPGGSPAAWPHVKEIFQAVSAKVESGEACCDWVGEGGAGHFVKMVHNGIEYGDMQIITEAYQLMKELLGMSNDEMHEVFTKWNEGILDSYLIEITRDILGYKDENGEETVEMILDTAGQKGTGKWTGISALDLGIPLTLIGESVFARCLSAQKDLRVQASKVIEGPKPEFKGDKQQFIDDIESALLGAKIISYAQGYNLMMEAASEHGWNLNYGGIALMWRGGCIIRSVFLADIKKAFDNNPELPNLLLDPFFKQKVEEAQAGWRRVCATALANGIPVPALTSALCYFDGFRSERLPANLLQAQRDYFGAHTYERVDKPRGEFFHTNWTGRGGNTASSTYNV; via the coding sequence ATGAAGAAATTAGCAGACATTGGTTTGATCGGGTTAGCCGTGATGGGCGAAAACCTGGTATTAAACATGGAAAGCAAAGGCTACACCGTAGCCGTATACAACCGCACGGTTGAGAAGGTTGACAAATTTGTAAATGGCAGAGGAGCCGGCAAAAATTTTATTGGAGCGCACTCAATTGAAGATTTTTGTGCCGCGTTGGAAAAGCCGCGTAAAGTAATGATGCTGGTAAAAGCCGGTCAACCGGTTGATGACTTTATCGATATGGTTATCCCCCATCTTGAGCCGGGAGATATTATTATTGATGGCGGTAATTCACATTTCCCCGATACTATTCGTCGTACAAAATATGTGGAAAGTAAAGGATTATTATACATCGGAACGGGAGTTTCAGGTGGCGAAGAAGGTGCATTAAAAGGTCCGTCTATCATGCCGGGTGGATCGCCTGCTGCATGGCCGCATGTAAAAGAGATTTTCCAGGCCGTATCGGCAAAAGTTGAAAGTGGCGAAGCTTGTTGCGACTGGGTTGGAGAAGGCGGTGCCGGCCATTTTGTAAAAATGGTACACAACGGAATTGAATATGGCGATATGCAGATTATCACCGAGGCCTACCAGTTAATGAAAGAATTGCTGGGAATGAGCAACGATGAAATGCACGAAGTATTCACAAAATGGAACGAAGGTATTTTAGATAGCTACCTGATTGAAATAACACGCGACATTTTAGGTTATAAAGATGAAAACGGCGAGGAAACGGTGGAAATGATCCTTGACACAGCCGGACAAAAAGGAACCGGAAAATGGACAGGTATTTCTGCACTTGATCTGGGTATTCCTTTAACCTTGATCGGCGAATCGGTTTTTGCCCGTTGTCTATCGGCCCAGAAAGATCTGCGTGTTCAGGCTTCAAAAGTAATTGAAGGCCCCAAACCGGAGTTTAAAGGCGACAAACAACAATTTATCGACGATATTGAAAGTGCATTGTTAGGTGCAAAAATAATTTCGTACGCACAAGGTTATAACCTGATGATGGAAGCTGCCAGCGAACATGGCTGGAACCTGAATTACGGAGGAATTGCCCTGATGTGGCGCGGTGGTTGTATCATCCGTTCGGTTTTCCTTGCAGATATTAAGAAAGCATTTGATAACAATCCGGAGTTGCCAAACTTGCTACTCGATCCTTTCTTCAAACAAAAAGTTGAAGAAGCCCAGGCAGGCTGGCGTCGTGTTTGTGCAACAGCATTGGCAAACGGTATTCCTGTACCTGCACTAACTTCGGCACTGTGTTACTTCGATGGTTTCCGCAGCGAACGTTTACCTGCCAATTTATTGCAGGCACAACGCGATTATTTCGGAGCACATACCTACGAAAGAGTTGATAAACCACGTGGCGAATTTTTCCACACCAACTGGACAGGCCGTGGTGGCAATACAGCATCGTCAACTTACAACGTATAA
- a CDS encoding alcohol dehydrogenase catalytic domain-containing protein, which yields MKAVVLTGIRQMKLTETVDPELTGESDVKIKILTVGVCGSDIHYYSEGKIGSQVVEYPFKVGHECSGVIVETGKAVTNVQVGDLVVVDPSVHCGTCDQCLAGRPHTCRNNKFLGCPGQIEGCLSEYIVMPSFTCYPVTGKLNARQAALIEPLSIGVYAVTLAQIQKKETTAGIFGAGPIGLSILLKLVADDINNVGVIEPLDYRLSKADEIGASWLINPTNEDVEAAVQKQEELLLDVVFEASGEQEAVNNAIKILKPGGKLVLVGIPPDAQYVFDMDLMRRKELTVINVRRQKHCVEEAIDLVISGTVQVSKMVTHEFTLEETPVAFDMVEGYKFGAIKAMINF from the coding sequence ATGAAAGCAGTAGTATTAACCGGTATCCGGCAGATGAAGTTAACCGAGACAGTTGATCCTGAGTTAACTGGCGAGAGCGATGTTAAGATAAAAATCTTAACCGTTGGGGTCTGTGGATCAGATATACATTATTACTCGGAAGGAAAGATCGGCTCGCAGGTAGTTGAATACCCGTTTAAAGTAGGGCACGAGTGCTCAGGTGTAATTGTTGAAACAGGTAAAGCCGTAACAAATGTACAAGTTGGCGACCTGGTGGTTGTTGATCCGTCGGTGCATTGTGGCACCTGCGATCAGTGTTTAGCCGGCCGCCCGCATACGTGTCGGAATAATAAGTTTTTAGGCTGCCCCGGACAAATTGAAGGATGTTTATCTGAGTACATTGTTATGCCGTCGTTTACCTGCTACCCGGTTACCGGTAAATTAAATGCCCGGCAGGCAGCTTTGATTGAACCACTTTCGATTGGAGTATATGCTGTAACGCTGGCTCAAATTCAGAAAAAAGAAACAACAGCCGGTATTTTTGGTGCCGGTCCGATTGGTTTGAGTATTCTGCTAAAATTGGTGGCCGACGATATAAACAATGTAGGAGTTATTGAGCCACTGGATTACCGCTTGAGTAAAGCCGATGAAATTGGTGCTTCGTGGTTAATTAATCCAACGAATGAAGATGTAGAAGCTGCAGTGCAAAAACAGGAAGAACTATTGCTTGATGTGGTTTTTGAAGCCAGTGGCGAACAGGAAGCAGTAAATAATGCCATTAAAATTCTGAAACCGGGAGGAAAACTCGTATTGGTTGGTATTCCGCCGGATGCGCAATATGTTTTCGATATGGATTTAATGCGCCGAAAGGAATTAACAGTAATAAATGTACGCCGCCAAAAGCATTGTGTTGAAGAGGCCATTGATCTGGTAATTTCCGGAACGGTGCAAGTTTCAAAAATGGTGACGCACGAATTTACACTGGAAGAAACGCCGGTGGCTTTCGATATGGTTGAGGGGTATAAATTTGGAGCAATAAAGGCAATGATAAATTTCTAA
- a CDS encoding GxxExxY protein has protein sequence MMTQKIVNAITYDIIGCAIEVHKELGPGLLESVYEKCLAHVIQENGMKVECQKAVPVKFRGLTIDADLRFDILVEDLVVVELKAVQDLLPIHEAQLLTYLKLLEKPKGILINFNCTNIYKEGQKTFVTEHFRKLPKE, from the coding sequence ATGATGACTCAAAAAATAGTAAATGCTATAACATATGACATAATTGGATGTGCGATTGAAGTTCACAAAGAATTGGGACCAGGACTTCTGGAAAGTGTATATGAAAAATGTCTTGCTCACGTTATACAAGAAAATGGGATGAAAGTTGAGTGCCAGAAAGCCGTCCCCGTCAAGTTTAGAGGATTAACAATAGACGCTGATTTAAGATTCGACATACTGGTAGAAGATTTAGTTGTTGTTGAATTGAAAGCTGTTCAAGACTTACTTCCCATACATGAAGCGCAACTACTAACTTATCTGAAACTTCTTGAAAAGCCGAAAGGAATATTGATAAATTTTAATTGTACTAATATTTATAAAGAAGGACAAAAAACATTCGTAACAGAACATTTTAGGAAGCTACCGAAAGAATAA
- the pdxB gene encoding 4-phosphoerythronate dehydrogenase PdxB: MKIIIDNKIPYIKGALEPFAEVVYLPGNETTAEVAKDADAIITRTRTICNEKLLRGSKVKYIATATIGFDHIDMDYCKQAGIEWTNAPGCNAESVNQYIASALCSWAMRKRTDLTGLTIGIVGVGNVGKRIEKTCKILGMNVLLNDPPRERTEGSSQFVSLETIQNEADIITFHVPLNMTGEDATFHMVNEDFLQNLRKNPLIINSCRGEVCDSEAIYNAIEASDIKGFIADCWENEPDINLDLLNLCEYGTPHIAGYSKDGKANGTKMSVQAISRFFDLGINNWAPTDVELPASTTIEIDGNQRREYSILAEAILSTYDIENDDDDLRDSPLKFEQLRGDYPVRREFNTYTIEAKNIEIKTLEKLEELGFQIKNK; encoded by the coding sequence ATGAAGATTATTATTGACAATAAAATACCATACATAAAAGGTGCACTTGAACCCTTTGCCGAAGTTGTTTACCTTCCGGGAAATGAAACTACTGCCGAGGTTGCAAAAGATGCGGACGCAATTATTACACGAACAAGAACCATTTGTAATGAGAAATTGCTTCGGGGTTCGAAAGTAAAATATATAGCTACCGCAACTATTGGTTTCGATCACATCGATATGGATTACTGCAAGCAAGCAGGAATTGAATGGACAAATGCGCCAGGATGTAACGCAGAGAGTGTTAATCAATACATTGCTTCTGCGTTGTGCTCATGGGCAATGCGCAAAAGAACCGATCTTACAGGATTAACAATCGGGATTGTTGGTGTAGGAAATGTTGGAAAACGCATTGAAAAAACCTGCAAAATTCTTGGAATGAATGTTCTGTTGAACGACCCTCCACGTGAACGAACAGAAGGAAGTAGCCAATTTGTTTCGCTGGAGACAATTCAAAACGAAGCCGACATTATTACCTTTCATGTTCCCTTAAACATGACCGGCGAAGATGCTACTTTTCATATGGTAAATGAAGACTTTCTGCAAAACCTCAGGAAAAATCCGTTAATAATAAATTCGTGTCGTGGAGAAGTTTGTGATTCAGAAGCCATCTACAACGCCATTGAAGCAAGTGATATCAAAGGTTTTATTGCCGATTGTTGGGAGAATGAACCGGATATAAACCTCGATTTGTTAAACCTTTGCGAATATGGCACACCGCACATTGCCGGCTATTCAAAAGACGGGAAAGCCAACGGAACAAAAATGAGCGTACAGGCCATTAGCCGTTTTTTTGATTTGGGCATCAACAATTGGGCACCAACTGATGTTGAACTACCGGCATCTACAACCATTGAAATTGATGGCAACCAACGCCGTGAATATTCGATTTTGGCAGAAGCCATTTTAAGCACTTACGACATTGAAAACGATGACGACGACCTTCGTGATTCACCGCTTAAGTTTGAACAATTGCGGGGTGATTATCCTGTTCGTCGGGAGTTTAATACGTATACCATCGAAGCAAAAAATATTGAAATAAAAACTTTGGAAAAACTGGAAGAGTTAGGATTTCAAATTAAAAACAAATAA
- a CDS encoding sugar kinase, translating into MKLKQNCKYAMLVPTSMGTRITPENGQPVHSSDKFTLYVTSAETNVASISSYLGLPVKVLTTFVKDSPIAKLIQSNLKSRHMDYEGPEVEQGNPWGYRHQINIADSGYGSRGPRVFNDRAGEVGRTLNVKDFDLERIFGEEGVQLVHLSGLIGALSPETTQFCLEVARVAKKHGTKISFDLNYRASFWKGREEQLRKDFTEIASVSDILIGNEEDFQLCFGIEGPAAGGEGLNAKIDGFKGLITRVKETFPNASVFATTLREVISVNEHHWGAIMLEGDNWHVVEPRTIHVLDRIGGGDGFVGGMLYGILKDWEPEKWPQFGWATGALATTFLTDYVQPADEEQVWSVWGGNARVKR; encoded by the coding sequence ATGAAACTGAAACAAAATTGTAAATATGCCATGCTGGTTCCAACAAGTATGGGAACACGCATTACACCAGAAAACGGACAACCGGTTCACTCAAGCGATAAATTCACACTTTACGTTACCAGTGCCGAGACCAATGTTGCAAGCATCTCATCGTACCTGGGATTGCCGGTTAAAGTGTTGACTACATTTGTAAAAGATAGTCCTATTGCAAAACTTATTCAGAGCAATTTAAAATCCCGGCACATGGACTACGAGGGTCCGGAGGTGGAACAAGGGAATCCGTGGGGTTACCGCCACCAGATAAATATTGCCGACAGTGGATACGGCAGCCGCGGACCACGCGTATTTAACGACCGCGCCGGTGAAGTTGGCCGTACATTAAATGTTAAGGACTTCGATCTGGAACGGATTTTCGGAGAAGAAGGTGTGCAACTCGTACACCTGTCAGGATTAATTGGTGCACTCTCGCCCGAAACTACACAGTTCTGCCTTGAAGTAGCAAGAGTCGCAAAAAAACACGGTACTAAAATTTCGTTTGACCTGAATTACCGGGCTTCTTTCTGGAAAGGCCGCGAAGAACAACTTCGTAAAGACTTTACCGAGATTGCATCGGTTTCTGATATTCTTATCGGCAACGAAGAAGATTTCCAATTGTGTTTTGGAATTGAAGGTCCTGCTGCCGGTGGTGAAGGACTAAATGCTAAGATCGACGGTTTTAAAGGACTTATTACCCGCGTAAAAGAAACCTTTCCAAACGCATCGGTTTTTGCAACTACCTTACGAGAAGTTATCAGCGTAAACGAACACCATTGGGGAGCGATTATGCTGGAAGGCGATAACTGGCATGTAGTTGAACCACGTACCATCCACGTACTCGACCGTATTGGTGGTGGCGATGGTTTTGTTGGCGGAATGCTGTATGGTATTTTAAAAGACTGGGAACCTGAAAAATGGCCACAATTTGGCTGGGCAACCGGAGCATTGGCTACCACTTTTTTAACCGACTATGTACAACCTGCCGACGAAGAACAGGTTTGGAGCGTTTGGGGTGGTAATGCACGTGTTAAACGCTAA